The Alosa alosa isolate M-15738 ecotype Scorff River chromosome 9, AALO_Geno_1.1, whole genome shotgun sequence genome includes a region encoding these proteins:
- the LOC125301016 gene encoding uncharacterized protein LOC125301016 encodes MPILSGDTLSCGDNSSTLPQNFPGSSLPVENVCESTCQVSGPTLSTISEASECVDRRKKQAKPCRVGPCKDQAEQALEIRNAPPVFKLCSPVQKSVGCLPLACQSQSEHKLSSQTPVDSSPDCLAKPRKAQVLSYPVLESFTTPRVPKVKQAKTAPQGNHVKCNDLKQRQEIAAILLQLAQQVPALVPEVGCTINLLQELHLIQEYSSKWSQNLPHSKKETSVKARARKEANGESKGCIKKHHSTGKHGQKRKHLSSLDSGPVMGPEWKAARDREMFFPHLEDSSLMAEAKERKRREMAQESSLCQMAEPLEERYIKNAAVLPDLRPLPPVAPSSAQSSSLLSAALSEPLLIHGHTVVDFQAIYHSVVDPMLKTKSGNARQYNLGMGRAIKQRLWERMSCPTLVETVDADGRVHITESFSTPTLKSYAPQIDVDISGEPLPEQPKRKRARH; translated from the exons ATGCCCATCTTATCTGGGGATACCCTCAGCTGTGGTGACAACTCTTCAACTCTGCCCCAAAACTTTCCTGGATCCTCACTGCCAGTTGAAAATGTATGTGAAAGTACCTGCCAGGTCTCTGGACCTACTTTGTCCACCATTTCAGAGGCTTCTGAGTGTGTGGATCGCAGAAAGAAACAGGCTAAGCCTTGTCGGGTGGGGCCTTGCAAAGATCAGGCTGAACAAGCCCTGGAAATCCGCAATGCGCCCCCGGTGTTCAAGCTTTGCTCTCCTGTGCAGAAGAGTGTGGGGTGTCTCCCTTTAGCCTGTCAGAGTCAGAGTGAGCATAAGCTGAGTTCTCAAACTCCAGTGGACTCCTCACCTGACTGTCTGGCCAAGCCCAGAAAGGCCCAAGTCCTGTCCTACCCTGTCCTGGAATCGTTTACAACACCACGG GTTCCTAAGGTGAAACAGGCAAAGACGGCACCTCAGGGAAACCATGTAAAATGCAATGACCTGAAACAGAGGCAGGAGATAGCAGCTATACTATTGCAATTGGCACAGCAGGTCCCTGCCTTGGTTCCAGAGGTCGGCTGCACCATCAACCTTCTGCAGGAACTTCACCTGATTCAGGAGTACAGCTCCAAATGGAGCCAAAACCTCCCCCATTCAAAGAAAGAAACCTCTGTGAAGGCACGTGCCCGTAAAGAGGCAAACGGTGAAAGTAAGGGATGCATCAAGAAGCACCACTCCACTGGGAAACATGGCCAGAAGAGAAAGCATCTCAGCTCTCTGGACTCTGGCCCAGTGATGGGACCTGAGTGGAAGGCAGCTAGGGACAGAGAGATGTTCTTCCCCCACTTGGAAGATTCTTCTCTCATGGCAGAG GccaaagagaggaaaaggagggagaTGGCTCAGGAAAGCAGCCTTTGCCAGATGGCTGAGCCCTTGGAGGAGAGGTACATCAAAAATGCTGCTGTTCTCCCAGACCTCCGCCCGCTGCCACCTGTGGCTCCCTCATCGGCTCAGAGCAGCTCCCTTCTCTCTGCAGCCCTCAGCGAGCCTCTGCTGATCCACGGCCACACTGTGGTGGACTTCCAGGCCATCTACCACTCGGTGGTGGACCCCATGCTAAAGACCAAGTCTGGGAATGCCCGCCAGTACAACCTGGGGATGGGCCGAGCAATCAAGCAGCGTCTGTGGGAGAGGATGTCCTGCCCCACCCTGGTGGAGACGGTGGACGCCGATGGACGAGTGCACATCACCGAGTCCTTCAGCACGCCCACCCTAAAGTCCTATGCTCCACAGATTGATGTGGACATTAGTGGGGAGCCCCTGCCcgagcagccaaagaggaagaGGGCCAGGCACTGA